In one window of Megalopta genalis isolate 19385.01 chromosome 8, iyMegGena1_principal, whole genome shotgun sequence DNA:
- the LOC117227869 gene encoding uncharacterized protein LOC117227869 isoform X1 encodes MLHIVSLQSALEVKFRRMNAIIAIVVLAGICAAAPQFYFPSGVVYPHPANLLTSAIEDTLPNELRNDFYKNPRIAAKLAQESWFLNKEMQVIDRETDKIPRDKIYNVLHNAGFLRK; translated from the exons ATGTTACACATTGTGTCCTTGCAGAGTGCTTTGGAGGTGAAATTTCGCAGGATGAACGCGATCATAGCGATCGTCGTTCTCGCGGGAATCTGCGCGGCCGCTCCTCAGTTTTACTTCCCTTCCGGGGTCGTGTATCCGCATCCTGCCAATCTGTTGACTTCGGCGATAGAAGACACGCTGCCTAACGAGCTGCGAAACGACTTCTACAAGAATCCCAGAATCGCGGCGAAACTCGCCCAAGAATCCTGGTTCCTCAACAAAGAGATGCAG GTGATCGATCGCGAGACGGACAAAATTCCACGCGACAAGATCTACAATGTCCTGCACAACGCCGGTTTCCTGCGGAAATGA
- the LOC117227869 gene encoding uncharacterized protein LOC117227869 isoform X2, which yields MMNAIIAIVVLAGICAAAPQFYFPSGVVYPHPANLLTSAIEDTLPNELRNDFYKNPRIAAKLAQESWFLNKEMQVIDRETDKIPRDKIYNVLHNAGFLRK from the exons GATGAACGCGATCATAGCGATCGTCGTTCTCGCGGGAATCTGCGCGGCCGCTCCTCAGTTTTACTTCCCTTCCGGGGTCGTGTATCCGCATCCTGCCAATCTGTTGACTTCGGCGATAGAAGACACGCTGCCTAACGAGCTGCGAAACGACTTCTACAAGAATCCCAGAATCGCGGCGAAACTCGCCCAAGAATCCTGGTTCCTCAACAAAGAGATGCAG GTGATCGATCGCGAGACGGACAAAATTCCACGCGACAAGATCTACAATGTCCTGCACAACGCCGGTTTCCTGCGGAAATGA
- the LOC117227869 gene encoding uncharacterized protein LOC117227869 isoform X3 → MNAIIAIVVLAGICAAAPQFYFPSGVVYPHPANLLTSAIEDTLPNELRNDFYKNPRIAAKLAQESWFLNKEMQVIDRETDKIPRDKIYNVLHNAGFLRK, encoded by the exons ATGAACGCGATCATAGCGATCGTCGTTCTCGCGGGAATCTGCGCGGCCGCTCCTCAGTTTTACTTCCCTTCCGGGGTCGTGTATCCGCATCCTGCCAATCTGTTGACTTCGGCGATAGAAGACACGCTGCCTAACGAGCTGCGAAACGACTTCTACAAGAATCCCAGAATCGCGGCGAAACTCGCCCAAGAATCCTGGTTCCTCAACAAAGAGATGCAG GTGATCGATCGCGAGACGGACAAAATTCCACGCGACAAGATCTACAATGTCCTGCACAACGCCGGTTTCCTGCGGAAATGA